The Cydia pomonella isolate Wapato2018A chromosome 11, ilCydPomo1, whole genome shotgun sequence DNA window ACAATCACCCATTGATATTGAAATAATACGCCCTTTTCCGGTTTAGAGGCAAAGAGCGTGGAGAGATATGCAATAGAAATAAATGCTTTATGGTTCGCTTCCCTCTCGAAATGTAAACGGGAACAGGTGTTAACGACATAACGACTTTCCATCCTTTTTCAACGCACTGTTAATGAAAGTGATGAATGCACATTGTCTATGCTTGGATGAGCGTTTTAAACGCTTGTGAGATTGATGATAAGGAGTACAATAAATGTAAAGAACTCGTTAGTCGTTTGTAAGGTTTACGTAATGTAAATGTTCTATTGTCAGTATAACATAGACTAAGAATTCTAAGGAACAGATAGAAGGTAAAAAAAGAATCGACCATTAGGATGTACATTATTTCGTAgattttagttgtttttttctttcataatCTTTTGTCTAGAACGTTAAAATTCCATTATTGTATTTCTACTAAAACTGAAATATGATAGGAAATGGAGGCTaaagttcataaaaaaaaactttaatttccCCGAGTTCTCATGTGAAAAAACAACAAAGCTTTTAATGTACAGTCATGTTTAAAAATGTACGGAcacagtgccaaaaatatgtatacactaccatAAAGGCCGAAGAGgtcgtgtataaatatttttggcactttgtccataTCAATATTTGTATGGATGTGACTGaaaaaattgcatggacacattGCGTAAAGCTGGGCGTACAAATCGTACATGCGTAATTTTTGTACTAATCATAAAGCCAAAGTCATATTTAGCTCAGATCAAATAATTAATTCAGATATTTCAGATAATTCGTTAGTTTTTAGAAAGACAATTATGTTCCAAATATGATGTGAAAACCCCACCGATGTACAGAATAAACAAAGACTGATCTATTGAAGGTTTGAGTCACCTGTTTGCACAGTTTTTTCACCTTACTCGGAGGACACTGCAGATAAACTACAATAATCCTATGCTTACGTCAGAGACTGTAACTATTTTAGGTGACTTACAATAACAAAAACACGACTGAGCTATACTtgaattcgattttttttttctctagtaGCAATGGCATATCAAAGTTCTGTTAATGGAAACAaccccattaaaaaaaatctactgtttatttcattttaaacttaaaacacCAGTAAAAATTCATAAAGTACGTtcataaaaaatcttttatgaaataatcttttagaaatactataaaacattgacatatatctaaggatcttacaggcactaagaatgttgctagttcagtggtgtcactcacgaattcaagcaaattgtgcagtctaacgcaactatttgcgaccaatcgcgcgtgTGACGCAAACTCAtcgaccaatcgcgttgtggcgttagactgcacggtTAGCTCGAATTCATGTGcttgacaccgctgtactggccccactCTTAttacccgtaaggcccgtccttagaatATCCTTAGAACCGCTTATGGAGACACAGTAGGCCTTTATATTTATGAGGAAACCTAAGtgacaattataatatttatagtaaacacaacacaacaatgGATGCAATGTAACTATTATAGCACCAACTTTGACCTAGTTAGGTGCAAACATTTTTTATTGTCATTACAAGGCTGTACAAACTAGGTTATGTATTGAAAAATGCACAATGGAACTAAGttattcatgttttattttgatCACATACAACTCATCAATGATGTCAGATATTTCTTGGATTTCCCCATAATTAGGTAACAAAATTTAAAcgaaacataattattaattcacATAATATTCCTCCAGGAATATTATTCCTCCTGAAATATTATTCACTAGTTTTGTAATAACAAGCCTAGCAAACCTAATTAGCTAATGGATTCAAGTAATTAACCGGTTGTTTTGAACCAAATACATACATTAGCAACAAGTTATGTCAGCAACTAGGTAATTCATTGTTTCAATTCCGTCACAATGAGTGTTTTGAGCCTTAATCTTTCTCAGAAAGCTATTACGAGTTGGAATTTGCATGTTAGTGACCTAAATTTATAAGCGATGACAGAGTgaactttttaatgtttatatgaCTAAATGGCATAAAGCATTAGTGAAAGTTATATGTTCATGCTCTACATTCAAATTAGTGGCAGAACTAATTTCCTAACAATGAAGGGAACACAAACATGAACCAAATAATAAAGGACAATACATCATTCAAGCATGAACATGACATTGATGCCTTTTGGAGAAAGTAGCATTTGTATTTACTAATTAATGTACATATTGGTGCTTAAAAGTGTGGGTTAGAGCAATTAGATATACATGGCTTTCCATCATAGAAGGGTACTTATGCACATGGAGCTTAAGGACCCTTTAGGCATGGAACACCACATATGTGAATGTACTGAACTGAATTTTATGAAGGGTACATGGATAGCAATCATTGTTGGCATCTTGAAGTGTGTAGTCAGATTGATATTCAGAAAAAATAATtccttcatatttatttatcagtagGTAGGTTGGTAGACAAATTTATAACTTTTGTCTAAAGGTTATTTAAGATTGTTCAACAACCCTAGATTTCTCAAGAACATGTTTACACTACACCTACATAACGACTTATTGCAAAACAATCTGCCATCATTAATGCCAAGTGAAACGGGAAAAGTAAAACACATTTCGCATATGAAATAGAAAAGGGCGTAAACAATAACGGTTAGTGTACTTACGTATCTGGATAGCATTCATCAAACAGAATCGCCTCCGTTTGGTTGCAGCGCCTCAGAACGTAGTCCCTTGCGGTTGTCGAACGATCTTCATGTAGGTTCTCTACCACTGTAACTTCGTGGTCAGAGTCAACAATCGACAGTTTCGAGAGTTCGACAACGGTATCATCACAATCGTCGCTGAGGAAACCTAAAAACATGAGCATTTGTTTAAGGTCGCATCACACGCGTGACACACAAGGAAGGAGGCATGACGGACTTTCCCTATGCGTAATCGTATTACGTAGAAACCAGACCATACCACTCAAAACCACTCTTTCCGTAATTATATACTCTAATTACTAACCTGAGTCTTGCAGGAAAAGATGCATGCACTTGGCTTTCGACACTTTTTAACGAACAAAGGCGCAGAACCAAGCTTTTATCCCGTTAGGGATAATGAATGGCAGTCAAAGTCAATAGATTTATGTACAACAACAACGATTTGCACTTGTCAAAAGTTTATTATTCACTATTAAACTGTAATAGGGATTATCGCACTACAAAACGTATAAATTGcgcaagttaaaataaaaaaaattaaaacgtatgGACAAAGACTAGCGTCTTCCGTCCGCGACGAAGCCGTTTTGTGGTGAGGTGAGGGCTCCGCGGGACGCGGGGTGCTGTAGCGGTTGAGAAAGGTAGCGGAAGCGGGACGGGTGATGCGGACCAATGGCCGCTCGCTAATGTTAccatagtaaaataatataaacttgCGCGTTTTTGCAAAGAATGCTacgatacttttttttatatttggtatTGAGTTTTtagaaattaacataaatatagtctgtcaaaccatttccgtcagtagaaaaaagcggcaatttttaaaattaaaagaaaaataaagcaaTGAAGTAtgcgaagggttatcgtcccatagacaatttaaatttcgcgcctttttctgctgacaaacttgtttgaccgacTATAATTTGAATTACCTTTCAGGTCGTCATATAGTGTAGTATTGTTACATAAGCTTGCTCGAGCATTATTAGGTTCCTGAAAAATGTGTATCTGAAGTTAATAATAGTCATTAAGTCCGCCAATTGTACAATTTTAAATCGTGCATTacagttgaaataaataattagattCAGTCAGCAGCAGAATTGATTAACCGGGAGAGGTGTCCAAATGTCGAAAGATCTGCACACTCATCAAAATACAGTGATGTAGTCTTTATGACATCGCcatttattactatatttttacttaataataaaatataacagacaatctaaaataaaatacggCAGAATGTATTATGTCCCGAAGTCATATGAATAAAATCACATTTGTTCACAACGGCTTTAATGTCTGAATTGAAGTTCCGCGTGATTTTTCAGAGCAGcatacatttgaaaaaaaaaacgtacatgctaattttttttacactactCACTTTTATGAGCACTATGGTCGATCTGCAAGGCTTAGCCACAAAAGTACTTCGGCGACTGCTGATTGATTCATTGTGTAGGGaacctaaaaaataaaatcagttacaaacaaatataatttaaagtaaTCTCAATAAATTACCAACCTGACATTACACTGAAACTTTGGTTGGATGTGTCAAGTTGACTTGAATGAATAACTTTTTTTCCTAGTTTGTTGGCAGTTAAAACTCAAAAAAGTTTACATTATATTTACCTTCTTGCATTTCCATTGTATTGATAACACTCTCCCTGTATTTCCGTCCTTTACAATTTAAGGGTTCTTCTTCTAAAACAGATCTATCAAAATGATCATTCAACATAGTCATTCTTCTGTAGATACTGAGAGATCTTTCCCATTTTTTGCCTGGTTGAAGAACTATTACTGGCTTTTCTACAGGACTATCTGAAATTACACTAAATTTTCTGTACGACTTTCTGGTAGTGACATTAGACAGACTTGTATCTACATCTTTAGTTTCTTCAATTTCATCAGAATCTAAATTAATTTCATCTTCATGGCAGTTATTTATATCTTTCTCAGTACATTCTTCAGTTTGTAACTCATTTTTatctgttttaatattattaggaCTATTTACAATTACTTTATCTCTACTAAGTACAGTCATATTACATTCACTACTAGCACTACTAGAATCATTGAGGCTTGATTtgttagatttattttttatagtaactttTCTTCTTGTGTTAACAAAGCATCTGACTTCACCATCATCATTGCTGTTAGATTCCAAGTCGTCAGACATGGATATAGCTGATTCATTGTCAGTTTCTTGTGGTGAAACACTGTCTTCGTCAACTTCTGAATTTGAACTATCGCATATTGCCATCAAATGTTGATCTGGGTTGGAACAATCATCTGAATCTAAATTTTCACTCTGGTCATCCATATAATTATTGCGTGAGAAAAAATGATTTTGACTACtgcttgatttattttgttcaaCAACTTCTTCATTACCAGAGTTTGATATATTTGCAGTCATTTTGTCATAGTACTCATAGAAAACTGAATCATTAATTTTTGTTAGATTGATAACAGGTTCTTTGACTAGTTCATTTGATTCAGCATCATTATTGTCTTCATTATCACTACTGCAAGTATCATATAAAGATGCATGATCTTGAGAATCCTCAGATACACTGGTTTCACTTTCATCTGTCCCAGTACTTTTATCTGAAGTTTGTCTGGAGTTAACTGTTTTATCATTTTGTTGACAAACACTGAATCCAAAGAATGGTTCACTGGGCTTAGATCCGCCTAGCGATAATTCTAGTTGTGAATCATTCATCGAAATACTCATATTTACATTCATTGAATCATTACCGTCTAGTTTGCTAATATCAATTATATcattatatagtttttttaatttgtcaacTTCATTATTGATACAACTGAACCCTAAGAATACTTCACTAGGTTTAGAGTCACCTAAAGAAATATGCATATCTGATTCATTTGAGCTGTCACTAAAAACAGATACACAATCAAGGTTCTCAACTATTCTTGGTCTTTCTTCCTCTTCTTTGTTTCCATTTAGTTCTTGCTCAGTCTTATTTTCTATTACACTAATATCAGATACATCACTTTTATCTACATTAAATACATTGCATACTGGTCTTTTACTACAAGGAGATTTTAAATCATCCCCCACAACATTTTCTTCAATTATAGTCCCATAATTTGGACTTGTGTCGCAATTTAGTCTAGAAATTGGTGATAACTTGTAGATGGATGTTGctgttctaatatttttgaatgGCGTGCTACTTAGAACAGATTTTTCTAGAACTGTTGACTGTAATTGTTTAGTTGATGGCTTAGTTCTTTTCCTActtatgtttttattgaatgaTATAATTGGACTGTCAGAACTGTTCAAATTATTGATATTGTTAAATATAGATAAGTTTTGTACTATTTTGTTAATAGATTCATCCTGGAACATAGGGCTGCTAGGAACTTCTTTCTCTACTACTAGTTTGTGTGCACCAATATCAGTCATATTTGTAGATATGTTGCTGGTTTCATTTTCTTTATCAGTTTctgcaaaataaaatactataaacaatttgaaatttaagtttatttctaAATTGCCTGTACCAATAACTTTGGCCATATTGAAGCCTTAAACTTGTAAATTACGTTCTCTCTTCTTATATACAAACTTCCAAATGTTTAAGTAGTAAGTTTTAGAGAGTTTTAATCAATTACCAATATATATAAAGATAGCTTACCACTGTCACTGCTggaataattatatttgttcacTTTTCtggttttcttttttacatAAGTCTTAGTTtgcctaaaataaaaacaacaaataatataCAATCAGCATCAACAGTAACGGATCAGCCTAcatgtcaaaagtatctactcagttctaacagcttaacaaaaacagATATATCTCTATATATAGCATAATTTGAGCTATATTATTGCGGTCGTAAATATCGGTCCAGCATTGACTTATACAGCCACAA harbors:
- the LOC133522638 gene encoding uncharacterized protein LOC133522638, giving the protein MRRTYRSKKDTGGGLDHKDVLLTLDERSSAFEAFYIDKLKQTKRELSCMGSSSQYSTTSQKVRKKKYVKRIVKEVDNTPRKSMSQSTYLTPDKSIKVNRGQDLFDQLLNKSTPRHLEPKVKENDDLFDQVQAPRQTKTYVKKKTRKVNKYNYSSSDSETDKENETSNISTNMTDIGAHKLVVEKEVPSSPMFQDESINKIVQNLSIFNNINNLNSSDSPIISFNKNISRKRTKPSTKQLQSTVLEKSVLSSTPFKNIRTATSIYKLSPISRLNCDTSPNYGTIIEENVVGDDLKSPCSKRPVCNVFNVDKSDVSDISVIENKTEQELNGNKEEEERPRIVENLDCVSVFSDSSNESDMHISLGDSKPSEVFLGFSCINNEVDKLKKLYNDIIDISKLDGNDSMNVNMSISMNDSQLELSLGGSKPSEPFFGFSVCQQNDKTVNSRQTSDKSTGTDESETSVSEDSQDHASLYDTCSSDNEDNNDAESNELVKEPVINLTKINDSVFYEYYDKMTANISNSGNEEVVEQNKSSSSQNHFFSRNNYMDDQSENLDSDDCSNPDQHLMAICDSSNSEVDEDSVSPQETDNESAISMSDDLESNSNDDGEVRCFVNTRRKVTIKNKSNKSSLNDSSSASSECNMTVLSRDKVIVNSPNNIKTDKNELQTEECTEKDINNCHEDEINLDSDEIEETKDVDTSLSNVTTRKSYRKFSVISDSPVEKPVIVLQPGKKWERSLSIYRRMTMLNDHFDRSVLEEEPLNCKGRKYRESVINTMEMQEGSLHNESISSRRSTFVAKPCRSTIVLIKEPNNARASLCNNTTLYDDLKGFLSDDCDDTVVELSKLSIVDSDHEVTVVENLHEDRSTTARDYVLRRCNQTEAILFDECYPDTALKNCHKIGEGVYGEVFLWRARDGRARVMKIVPVAGDIKVNGEHQKDFNEIISEIVIAMELSALRTPIAELERQFDEGKTDIDTLDLHAIQNATDIFNEVLAVRCVYGSYTSRLLDLWELYDECKGSENDNPAILPSDQQYIVLELANAGQDLESYQFNSAEQAHALFLQVAFGLAVGEEAFQFEHRDLHWGNVLIAPTEQKFATFVLRGRAHRVARRGVAATVIDYSLSRLALPLPAPAALYNDLAHDDGLFDAVGDYQFEVYRLMRDKLNNDWKNFEPYTNILWLHYTVDKMITALRYKRTNTKIHKHYISKLKAIKNRILSYGSAVEFVLTDIEY